One Phoenix dactylifera cultivar Barhee BC4 unplaced genomic scaffold, palm_55x_up_171113_PBpolish2nd_filt_p 000026F, whole genome shotgun sequence genomic window carries:
- the LOC120104567 gene encoding adenylate isopentenyltransferase 5, chloroplastic-like: METASLPRRQGKVVFVLGPTGSGKSKLAITLATQFNGEVVNSDKMQVYDGLDVISNKVTEEESAGIPHHLIGGVHPDADFTASDFCRAAMHAIDSILRRGRVPIVAGGSNSYIEALVDGEGSEFRSRYESCFVWIDVDLPLLHFFVSIRVDKMVEQGLVEEARSAFRQDGDYSKGIRRSIGVPEMDSYFRMEASVGEATRARMLEAAVTEIKFNTCTLTCNQLKKIHRFCTLPGWDVHRIDATEFFLKRGQEGEAEAWEKVVEGPSKEIVQRFLSGAIEVKDGVKQSNGASGAVPRNQAKYVKGESKAVANGIKTNGVV, translated from the coding sequence ATGGAGACAGCCAGCCTCCCTCGTCGCCAAGGCAAGGTCGTGTTTGTCCTGGGCCCGACCGGTTCCGGAAAATCCAAGTTGGCCATCACCCTCGCCACCCAATTTAACGGTGAAGTCGTCAACTCGGACAAGATGCAAGTGTATGATGGCCTTGACGTCATCAGCAACAAGGTGACGGAGGAGGAGTCCGCCGGCATTCCCCACCACCTGATCGGTGGCGTGCACCCGGACGCCGACTTCACCGCTTCCGATTTTTGCCGTGCGGCCATGCATGCCATCGACTCCATCCTCCGGCGTGGTCGCGTCCCCATCGTTGCCGGCGGCTCCAACTCGTACATCGAGGCATTGGTTGATGGCGAGGGCAGCGAGTTCCGATCCCGGTACGAGAGTTGCTTCGTGTGGATCGACGTCGATCTGCCCCTCCTGCACTTCTTCGTGTCGATACGAGTGGACAAGATGGTGGAGCAGGGGCTGGTGGAGGAGGCGAGGAGTGCGTTCCGCCAAGATGGCGACTACTCGAAGGGCATCCGAAGGTCGATCGGGGTGCCGGAGATGGACAGCTACTTCCGCATGGAGGCATCGGTCGGTGAAGCGACGCGGGCAAGGATGCTGGAGGCCGCGGTCACTGAGATCAAGTTCAACACATGCACGCTGACCTGCAATCAGCTGAAGAAGATCCACCGCTTCTGCACCCTCCCTGGTTGGGATGTGCATCGCATCGACGCCACCGAGTTCTTCCTGAAGCGAGGCCAGGAAGGCGAGGCCGAGGCATGGGAGAAGGTGGTGGAGGGTCCTAGCAAGGAGATTGTGCAAAGATTTCTGAGCGGCGCCATCGAGGTTAAAGATGGGGTGAAACAGAGCAATGGTGCAAGTGGAGCAGTGCCCCGGAACCAGGCAAAGTATGTGAAGGGTGAGAGTAAGGCCGTTGCCAATGGaataaaaaccaacggtgttgtTTGA